The genomic segment TATCTGCAGATGATGAAGATCCTTATAGTTTTAATAGTACCTCAACTTCTTTAATTGGTTTAGCAATAGTATTTGTAATGCTAGGAATACCATTATTAGCTGTCATAAGTGAAAGGCCAGAGACAACAAAAAGCTTACCGACTTCAATAAATCAAAATGGACCTGAGTGATCTTCCTCCTTCACCATCGCCTGGATTAGTAAATCTAGTTGTAGAGATTCCTGCTGGCAGTAGAAATAAATACGAATATTTTAGCTCTGCAGGAATTATGGCTCTGGATAGAGTTTTGCATTCTTCAGTGAAATACCCATTTGATTATGGATTTGTTCCAAATACTCTTGCTGAGGATGGAGCGCCGCTTGATGCAATGGTCGTGATGGAAGAACCTACTTTTGCAGGTTGCTTGATTCAGGCAAGACCTATAGGAGTTCTTGATATGCATGATTCTGGGGCCTACGATGGCAAACTTTTATGTGTACCTACTGCAGATCCAAGACAAAGAGAAATTAATACTATTAAGCAAATAGCTCAGGACCAATTGGAGGATGTGGCTGAGTTTTTTAGAACCTATAAAAGCTTGGAAGGGAGGGTGATCGAAATAGATGGATGGAGAGACTACGATGCTGTTGATGAATTATTAAAAAGTTGCATAGAAGCACATCATTTGGAGATAACCCAAAAATAACTATTTTAATTTTCTTTTTTGGGTAAACTTATCTTTTTTATGCTTTGAAAACTTGAAATTATTTAGTTATTCCTCATGCTCAACTTGTCGCAGAGCGATTAAGTGGCTTAAATACAATGATATTCCCTTTGAATTAATTGATCTTTTAAAATCCCCCCCGTCCAAGGAAATGCTTATCTCAGCTAGTGAGCTATATGGGGATAGAAAATATCTTTTAAATACTAGTGGGGTTGTATATCGTTCTATGGGTTCGGATGCTGTAAAAAAAATGAGTGATAATGATTTGTTTGAGCAACTTATATTGGAACCCAGATTAATAAAGAGACCTTTTTTATACAAATCTAGTAAATGTTTTTTAGTTGGATTTAAAGAAGAAAAGTGGGCTGAGAAATTACTTTGAAATTCACATGATCACTATCATTGACTGAATATAAGTAGTCTTTACAAATAAAGTAAACTATACATTTATTATTGATAAACAATTGAAGCACAACCATTCAGACTCGAGTAAAGAAAGTAAAAATTGTTGGTGGTATTCTTTCTTTGATACGTGGGGACCTATTTCTCTAACTATTCTCCTTTATATAGGTATTCGTCATTTTATAGCAGAAGCTAGATATATACCCTCGGGTTCAATGCTGCCAGGATTGAAAGTTAATGATCGACTAATTGTTGAAAAACTTTCTTTGCGCCAAAGGTCACCTTTGCGTGGGGAAATTGTAGTTTTCAACTCACCATATTCCTTTGATAAGAAATTGATAGCTGATAGGACTAAACAACTTCCGTCTAAATTTCAATGTTCATTAATAACTTTTCCATTAATTTCTTGGATACCTACTCTATCTGATCGTGCTTGTGATGCTTATATCAAACGAATAGTAGCGGTGGGAGGAGATCGTCTTTTGATTAATGGTAAGGGAGAGATTGTTTTGAACGGTAGATCAATCAATGAACCATATGTTATGAACTTCTGCCCAAGTAAATCTAAATTTAATCTATGTCCTCCGATGACTTCAACTGTTCCAAAAGGGCATGTATTCGTTTTGGGGGATAACCGTGCTAATAGTTGGGATAGTCGCTTTTGGCCAGGAGGGGGGTTCTTACCCCATAATGAAATAATTGGCAAAGCAAGCTGGCGCTTTTGGCCTATTAATCGTTTAGGTAAGCTTAATTACTGAGCCTATAATCAATAACTTTCCCAACTGCCTTTTGTCTTTGTTCACCCCCATTTTGATTAAAACAGCTTCTCTTTTGATATGTGATGCTTCCTTTTCAGGATTTGAATATCATCATAAAATAACTACTAGTCATTAAATTAGAGAGCTCCAGCAGCTGTTGAGTCGATAATTCCTCCTAAATGTGAAGTGATATTTAAACAGGTAATTTGATCTGGTTGCCCTTCGTTGTCTGAGAGATCAATGACTGTAACGCCTCCATTACCTTGTTTTATCATCCAAATATTTGATGGCATTAACCCTAAAAGATGACAAAGAATGGTTTTGTTAACTGCATCATGAGCGACAACCAATGCGGTTTCATCGTTTTTAAGGTCTTTGCAAATCTCATTCCAACCAGTAATGGATCTCGTGGAGACTTCTTTTATATTTTCTCCCTCTGGCATTTGAACTTTTTCAGGTGAAATCTTCCATGTTTGTAGAAGATCTGGCCAGTCGGTCTTTATCTCAGACTCCAACTTCCCTTCCCATTTTCCGTGACCAATTTCTATTAGGTTGTCTTTGAGAGAAATTTCGATCCCTGGATGTTCGTTTAGAATTATCTGAGCTGTTTCTTTTGGTCTTGATAGAGAGCTACTGAAAGCTTTTTGTAAAATATTGGTTTTTAAAAATTCACTTGCGGCCTTTGCTTGGGATTTACCATTTTTATTTAAGGGAATATCAATTTGTCCTTGGAACCTTCCTTGTTTATTCCAGTCTGTTTCACCATGCCTAACTAAAATAATTCTTTTTTTACTCTTTTTTTTTGGAATTGTAGGATTTAAATGAGCAACATTATTGAGACATTGGATTTGAACTTGTCTATCTTTCCAATCATTAAAATTAATATTACAAATTGAGATTGAGGTGTTATCTAACTTCAATCTTCTAAACCCTTTTGATGGCTCATTAATTAATTTCAGTATCAAGCATCTAAGAATTGCATTATGGGCAACTATCAAAATTGTTTTATTTGACCCTGAATGAGCATCAAATAGTGATTTTAAGAAATTTTCAGCTTGAGATAAGAGTTCTTTAATTGGTTGAAATTTTGAACCGTCGTCTCTATTAATAGTCAGTTCCTTTGGCTCTTTTTGCCAAATAGACAGCTCTTCTGGGAACTGATTTTTTATTTCATTTTTTGTTAAACCACTCCAAGGCCCAAGGTCAACCTCTAGGAGTTCGTCTGTATAAGTTGCTTGAAGCTCACTTTGATGTTGTTTAATAATGATTCTTGTGGTTTCTGATGCTCTTTGTAAAGGAGAGCTATAAATTGCATCTATTGGAATAGAAGAAATTGTTTTTCCGGCCGCTTCAGCTTGCAATTGCCCTTCTCTAGTTAATGTTGAAAGGTCGTTTCTTCCTTGAATACGACCTTCCTTGTTAAAACTGCTCAATCCATGACGGACAAAAATTAGACGCAATGTCATTAAATAAAGTGTCTTCTAGATATTTATGGTATTCGCCATGAGGGCAATCTAAGGTTCTTTTAGTAAAGATAGAAGTCTTTCTCCATGTCAGTCTTAACAAGTTGATTTTATGAGACAAGCCAAAACTGGTTGGAAATGGGCGATCGCTCTATTTTCATTACTTTTAACTGTTCTGATATGGCAACAAGGTTTGCAAGAAAGCTTTGAACGACCCTCAGTAGCTCCAAAGATTTCTTTGATGCAAACTGAGATGGCAGTGTCAGCTTCTTCATCTTTACCTGAAACAATACAAGAAGTATTTTTAGGTTCAGAACCTCAAAAAAAACTTTATCAAGCCCTCAGTGACATTCCTTTGGAACAAATAGAGGATAGAGAAAGATTGTTACTAGCAATTCTGGAAGAGTCTGAGAGTGAGCAAAAATTTATGTTGATGAAAGATTTTAATGATAAAAAGTTTGAAACAATTAAAGGCTATATATTGGATAGACAACAAGGTAAAGAACTATATAAATTTCCTGATTTTGATGAGATTAAATTAGACCCTTTACTTTATCAAATTTCATGTTCCAACTTGGGATTTACTGATGAAAAATGTATTAATCAAAAATATAATTCCCTAACAGCTATAAGGCTTTTAACTTCACAATTATTTCCATTTTTTGCTTCTGTTATAGGGAGTATATTCTTGATTAGGTATGCTTTCGTTTTCTTAAGAAAGAAAAATACTCCATGGCCAGAAATGATATCCCCCCCCCTATCATTAATAGATATGGTTCTTCTAATCTCTGGTGGTTTCGTTGTTATTGGTGAAGTCGTTTTCCCCGCACTAATTATACCAATAACAGATTTATTGTTTAATAATTTATCCTCTCCATTAAACCAATCTCTAAGAGTATTTATTGGTTACTGTTCAATGACTATAGCTCCTTTATTTATAATTAGATATCAATTAATGGGTTTAGTTCCTTCGGGGATTGATGGAGGTTGGCTTCAATGGAAAATCAGACCAATCAAAGAAGGACTTTTTAAATCAATAAGTGGATGGTTAATGATTATGCCTTTAGTGCTGCTTATTGGATGGCTAATGAATGAGATTATTGGTGACCAAGGAGGAAGTAATCCTCTATTGGAATTGGTTTTAGGTAGTGATGAATTCTTTCCATTATTTTTGCTTTTGATTACAACTGTTGTTTTGGCTCCAGTTTTTGAGGAGTTAGTTTTTAGGGGTATTCTTTTGCCTGTATTGGTATCCA from the Prochlorococcus marinus str. NATL2A genome contains:
- a CDS encoding inorganic diphosphatase yields the protein MDLSDLPPSPSPGLVNLVVEIPAGSRNKYEYFSSAGIMALDRVLHSSVKYPFDYGFVPNTLAEDGAPLDAMVVMEEPTFAGCLIQARPIGVLDMHDSGAYDGKLLCVPTADPRQREINTIKQIAQDQLEDVAEFFRTYKSLEGRVIEIDGWRDYDAVDELLKSCIEAHHLEITQK
- a CDS encoding Spx/MgsR family RNA polymerase-binding regulatory protein yields the protein MKLFSYSSCSTCRRAIKWLKYNDIPFELIDLLKSPPSKEMLISASELYGDRKYLLNTSGVVYRSMGSDAVKKMSDNDLFEQLILEPRLIKRPFLYKSSKCFLVGFKEEKWAEKLL
- the lepB gene encoding signal peptidase I, which encodes MKHNHSDSSKESKNCWWYSFFDTWGPISLTILLYIGIRHFIAEARYIPSGSMLPGLKVNDRLIVEKLSLRQRSPLRGEIVVFNSPYSFDKKLIADRTKQLPSKFQCSLITFPLISWIPTLSDRACDAYIKRIVAVGGDRLLINGKGEIVLNGRSINEPYVMNFCPSKSKFNLCPPMTSTVPKGHVFVLGDNRANSWDSRFWPGGGFLPHNEIIGKASWRFWPINRLGKLNY
- a CDS encoding histidine phosphatase family protein, which codes for MTLRLIFVRHGLSSFNKEGRIQGRNDLSTLTREGQLQAEAAGKTISSIPIDAIYSSPLQRASETTRIIIKQHQSELQATYTDELLEVDLGPWSGLTKNEIKNQFPEELSIWQKEPKELTINRDDGSKFQPIKELLSQAENFLKSLFDAHSGSNKTILIVAHNAILRCLILKLINEPSKGFRRLKLDNTSISICNINFNDWKDRQVQIQCLNNVAHLNPTIPKKKSKKRIILVRHGETDWNKQGRFQGQIDIPLNKNGKSQAKAASEFLKTNILQKAFSSSLSRPKETAQIILNEHPGIEISLKDNLIEIGHGKWEGKLESEIKTDWPDLLQTWKISPEKVQMPEGENIKEVSTRSITGWNEICKDLKNDETALVVAHDAVNKTILCHLLGLMPSNIWMIKQGNGGVTVIDLSDNEGQPDQITCLNITSHLGGIIDSTAAGAL
- a CDS encoding CPBP family intramembrane glutamic endopeptidase encodes the protein MRQAKTGWKWAIALFSLLLTVLIWQQGLQESFERPSVAPKISLMQTEMAVSASSSLPETIQEVFLGSEPQKKLYQALSDIPLEQIEDRERLLLAILEESESEQKFMLMKDFNDKKFETIKGYILDRQQGKELYKFPDFDEIKLDPLLYQISCSNLGFTDEKCINQKYNSLTAIRLLTSQLFPFFASVIGSIFLIRYAFVFLRKKNTPWPEMISPPLSLIDMVLLISGGFVVIGEVVFPALIIPITDLLFNNLSSPLNQSLRVFIGYCSMTIAPLFIIRYQLMGLVPSGIDGGWLQWKIRPIKEGLFKSISGWLMIMPLVLLIGWLMNEIIGDQGGSNPLLELVLGSDEFFPLFLLLITTVVLAPVFEELVFRGILLPVLVSKVGKASGVLLSALIFALAHLSVGELPPLFVLGIGLGLMRLSSGRLFPCALMHSLWNGVTFISLLLVA